TCCCGATGAAAATACACATATCGAACCGGTTCGGTATTCGAAGGGATCAGATTTTTTTGGAGTCCTTGCCAGCGTGATGACGGATGGAGGAGGAATTTTTCCAAGACCACTCAAATTCTTTTGGACGATGATTCGCCATCCTCTTTATTTTTTGAAATCTCATAATCCCATTGGATTTGCAAAAAATTCTATCATTTTACTTGTGATGCAAACGGTTGATAATAGCGTACGACTTGTACGAAAAAGACGGTTCATTTGGCCTTTTCAAAAAACAATTACCTCTGCCCTGTCAACTGGGGAACCAACTCCAACTTACATTCCTATTGCCAATGCTTTTGCAAGAAAACTAGCTGAGATTGTTGGTGGGATTCCGCGAAGTTCTTTTAATGATACCCTTCTCAATGCACCTGTTACAGGTCATATTATGGGAGGTTGCATTGTGGCCGATTCTCCTGAACGGGGTGTGATCGATATGGAAAACAAAGTGTTTGGTTATAAGAACCTACGTGTTTGTGATGCCTCCATGCTCACAGTCAATTTAGGAGTGAACCCAAGTTTGACCATCACAGCCCTTTCCGAACGGGCGATGAGTTTGGTCCCGACAAAAGACAAAGCACCAATTCAATTTCTAACCTTTGAAACCAAAAAAGGTTTTGATAAAATTCTTGGTTCCTTCCCAAAGAAATCTTCCGTTAAAAAATCGACTTCTGTGAGGAAACGCGTATCATAACCTAAATGAGTTTGATAAACGTTGCCAAGTCGGGAAGTATCGAAGAATGGGAGAGTGAGATCCGTGCAGGCGCTGATCCTAATGAGTTAGATTCCTATGGAACAAATCCTCTCTCTTGGATGTTCAAGATGGAGAATGAGGATTTGTTTCGGTATGCTATCTTACAGGGTGCCGATCCCGCTTTTCCTTACCGCACTCCAGGCAATGTAATCTTTGATATCATCAGTCAAAACAAAGAATCCTTTCTACATATCCTTGTAGAAACGTTTTCTGTTTGGAAACACTCACCTCACCTTCTGACCCGTGACAAAAATGGAAATACCATCTTTCATCTCTCTGTCCTTGAATCCGCCGAACCACTTTGGGAAGTGATCTCTGATTCCTTAACAGAGGAGGTTCTCTCCTTGCGAAACGAAGAGGGCCGTTCTGTATTTTTAGAAGCGATCGCGGAAGATCGAATGGAAATTGTAACGAATCTATTCCATAAATTTCCGAATGCGATCGAACATAAAGACAGCGAAGGAAAAACACCACTTCATTTAGTGGCAGAAAGAAATTTATATGATCTTTGTTCTTATCTTTTGGAGGAGGGAGATTTTTCTTTAGAAACAAAAGACAATTTGGGAAACACCGCTTTGTTTTTAGCAGCTTCTGCCGATGCCGTGGAATGTTTGATAGATCTACTAGACGCAGGTGCGAATCCCTTTGTTTGGGGAGAGAATGAAGAATCCATCACACGACTCTTGGACCGCGAAAAGTTTGGCCATAGTTTGAAAACTTGGAAAGACTTTGTCATCAAAAAAGCAATCCTCGGGGCCGGGTATTCCCACCGAGAAGAGATGATCGACTACATCAAAAAAGAAAAACCATTTAAACCAGAAGAATTAACCAAAGCAAAGTTAGTTGATCTAATCTGATCCAATTATTTTTGCGGAGTGGAATCATCTCCCAAAAACTTAGGCCCATAATTTCCTTCTCGGTCTGTGTGAGTCCGGTCAGACTTTGGACTTTCAAAGGTATAATGTTGTTCTATATTGGTTTTGAAAGGTGCATTCTCTGGCGATTCGCCGTATTGGTGGAGTTCACCAATTCTTAAATCCGACCGGGGATGTTTACCGAGCCTACCTGAAAATCGAAAGAAAGATGCCAACTTCGGATCTACCCTATGATGGCCGTCAGGGTCTTTGTCTGCTGTCTGGCCCACCCAACCCGGTTCTTCCCAAGCCACTAACCTTTCGATTCTTTGTTTGATCATTTTACGTGCGTCAACATAACGTGTTGGTTCGGTGATGCCTTTGGATTCTGAATCATCTAAAGAGACTGTATTATCTTTGAGTCCTGAACCAATTTTAACGCTGGTTAAATCTTTTTCCGATAAATCTTTGGGAACAATCAGGATAGAAGTTTCTGGATTCAAACTTGGAAACACATCCCAAGGATCAGAAATATAATTAAACAAGGCATTCCCTGCATGTAGTTTAACCGTATAATCACCATAAGCTGATGTTGGATTCCCTCCATCGGAACCCATATTGCCTTTCGCCACATAAAGGATTGGGTGATTTTTTATAGAGTTAATATTTCTAAAATCTGTATCAAGCAGGATATGGTCATGGCCTGTGAGTAAAATTCGTTTTGGTTTTCCATCTCTAGATATAAGGAGTGCATAGGATTCTAAATCGCCTTGGTGGATATTGCCAAACTTAGTTGGCCCTTCATTCCAATCGTACCAAATCCAATAGGAGATGACCATATCTCCATTCCCCACTTCATACCAATAATTACCATTGTCTCTAAATCCAGGAAGCGCTTCCTTCTGTGTTCCAGAGACAGTTGTATTGGCATAACGCACATGATAATACAAATGGGTTTGTTTTTCTGTTTCCCTTAAGTCAGGAAATTTCACATAGTTCCATGTGGTTTGTCCAAGGGATTTACGGCGAATGTCCTTATTCGGAAGTGTGTATTCTTTTGACTGAAAATAGTTTGCATACTTTTCGATATTAGTTGGTAAGTATTTTTTATCTTTATGAAAGACAAGAATGGGTGAAAACTTTGCAGCGAGCTCTTCTTGTTTGCGATCGGAAATTAAGTTCTCTTGACTTACAAAAGTAAACTCATGTCTTATGTTAGGATTCTTCGAAAGAGAATCTGTATTTTGAATCCAATAAGGATTGTGGCCAGGAGAGTACTTTCCATGGACTTTTTGAATTCCTTCAATGCTAATTGCGAGATGTGTCCAATTGTTTGGTAATTCTTGAGGAAATGTAATTTGTTCCAGAGATGATCCAATGGGTCGATTTGATTTATATGAATGTATTGATACAGGCGTATAACAGTCTTTAGCAATCGTTGAAGGGCAAAAATAAAATTTCAGTGAATAAGAAATAGTTTCCCCTTTTAATTCCTTGGGAATCGATTTGAGTTTCAAATCAAATCTAATGGTCTTTCTTAGAGAGGATATGGTTTCTTTTTCATTCGAACTAGAACAAAAAACTGTTACTAGGATAAATGCAGTTAACGGTAGATAGGTGGTAATTTTGGCGAATGGTTTCATTTGGTTTTTTAGGGCATAAAAAAACCCCTGTTTCCAGGGGTTTTGGTTTGAGATGAGACGAAAAGATTACTCAGCGTCTTTTTTTGCTTTTTTCTCTTTTTTGGCTTTCTTAGCTTTTTTAGCCTTTTTTGCGCCATCTTTGTTATTCTTTTTCTCTTTTTTCTCACCGTCTTTGTTGTTCATTTTTTCTTTTTTAGGTTTAACGGTTTCAGAAGCTTCATCGGCTTGCATCGTAGGTTCTTCGTCTGCTTCTGTTTGAGCAAACAGACCAAAAGTGCTGAAAGAGAATAGAGTGAGAATCACAAGAAATTTTTTCATTTTTTACCTCGTATCGAATGTGCGACCAATTAGATACTATTTGGACGATTAGACAATCGTAAATTTAGAGGTTTTTGTGAATTATTTACCTACACAAAATTTACTAAAAATTCTGCCTAGAATTTCTTCATTGTCCACATGACCGTTGACTTCACCAATTTCTTTCAGGGAAGAATTGATCTCTTGGATATAAATTTCTGCGGGAGCTCCATCTTCCATAAGATGGACGGCTTCTGATAGACTAGTTTCGATTTTTTGAATGTGATACCTTTGTCTATCTTCTAACAAAACTACATCTTCTGCGTTATCTTGGGATGTGAGTTTTGTTTTTAAAAGTTCTAATAAATGAGAAATTCCTTCTTTTGTTTTACAAGAAATTTCCGTAATCTCTAACTCAAATTCTTTTTGTAGGCTTTCCAACTGATTCCGATTCCAATCATTCTGCTTTTGATCAATTTTATTGGCAACAAGGATGGCACCATGGAGTCTTTCTTTATGTTTTGATAAAAACGAACTTTTGTCGAATGGTTGGGAGCTGTCAATGAGAAGTAGTTTCACATTAGCACTGTCGGCTTCTCGTTTGCTTCGTTCGATTCCCATCTGTTCAATGTTATCCGAAGTTTCTCGGATACCGGCCGTATCCACAAGCCGAATGGGGATTCCATCCAAACTCAATTCTTCTGCGATATAATCTCTGGTAGTCCCGGGAATGTCGGAGATTATCGAACGATCCTTACCAATGAGTAAATTCATTAAGCTGGATTTTCCCGTGTTGGGTTCTCCAAATAAAACGACGGTAGATTGTAAAATCAAAGTTTCTGCTCGTTCTGAATCTTGGATTAACTTCGAACAAAGATTCTTGAGTGAGACCATTCGATTTTTTCTTTCTTCCAAACTTTCAAAGGTAAGGTCTTCTGTGGAAAAATCAATTTCAGCTTCGCACTCTGCTTTGAGTGAAATCAGATCACTTCTGATTTTGGAACTTAACTTTGTGATTTCACCAAAAACATTTTTTTGAGCTAGTTCTAATTCATATCGAGAACGTGCTTCAATCAGTCGACTGATGGCTTCTGCACCGGATAGATTGATTTTTCCATTCAGATAAGCTCTTTTGGTAAACTCACCCTTCTGTGCCGGGCGGGCTCCCTTTTCAAAAAGGATTTGTAATCCACGTTTGAGAAGGATTGGATTTCCATGTAAATGAAACTCTGCTAAGTCTTCACCTGTATAGGAGTTAGGTGATGGGAAATAGAAAAATACAATTTGGTCGAGTTGTTTCTCTGCATCTACAAAATCGCAGAAAATAGCAGTTCGCTTTTGGTTTTTAATAAATTCTTCGGTGAGAGGAGAGGCGTTCTTTTGGAGAACAGAAAGGGCAATGGGCAATACGGCAGAGCCCGATACCCGAAGGATGCCAATCGCTCCGGGACCTGAGGCAGTGGACAATGCCGCAATGGTATCAATCAAGATCTTCTTGGTCTACTCCGTCTGCAAAGTCTTCTACAGGAAGGCCTTTTTTAGAAGGATCTTCCAAATCTTTATATTTATGTTTTTCTTTTGCAGAGATAACACGGACTCTTTTGAAAGTTCCGTTTCCTTCGGATCTAGTGAAAACTCTTTCGTCTTCTTGGATTGCCATGTGAACAATTCTTCGTTCAAAAGGATTCATTGGATCTAAAAGTTTAGACCTTCCTGATTTGATGACCGATGCCGCAACTGATTTTGCCAATCGAATGAGAGATAACTCGCGTTTGTCGCGGTAAGATTCAATATCTAATACAATTTTTCTATTGTGGCGAATTCTTGGGTCTACCATTAAGTTCAAAAGGAACTGGAGAGAATCTAATGTGCCCCCTCTTTTTCCAATGATGAGTCCAGATTCTTTACTAGTAAGTTCGACATAGATTTTTCCATCTACGTCACCCATTCCCACTACTTCCGCAGGTATTCCCATTTTTTTCAAAATGGTAATGATCACTCCGTGGATGATTTTTTCGGATGGGATGTCGTTGTTGGCAACAAACGCGCGTACAACGGCCGGTTTTTTTTGTGTGATTCCCAAAAATCCGGATTTTCCGGAATCAACTACTTCGAATCGTAAATCGCCTGGTTGGAGGCGAAGAGTTTCTAAAGAGTATTCTTCCGCCTCACTTTTAGTTTTTCCTTCGGCTTCGAAAATGTAATTATTCATCTGTGATCTTCCTTGTTAAACAATGATTTCATTTTTTCTTTTTGTTCTGGTTTCTAAATCCAGGTCGGGCTACCGTCGTAGCGTTGTTTGCTGGTTCTGGCCCATTATTTTTTGGTTTTTTGTCTTCCGATTTTCCAAACTTGTTTGTATACACTTGTTGGGCAATGGAGAGGATGTTTTGCATAGTCCAATACATGGTTACACCGGCAGGCATTGACCAGAAGAAGTATAACATGATGACAGGCATCATATACATCATCATTTTTTGGT
The sequence above is drawn from the Leptospira sp. WS4.C2 genome and encodes:
- a CDS encoding ankyrin repeat domain-containing protein → MSLINVAKSGSIEEWESEIRAGADPNELDSYGTNPLSWMFKMENEDLFRYAILQGADPAFPYRTPGNVIFDIISQNKESFLHILVETFSVWKHSPHLLTRDKNGNTIFHLSVLESAEPLWEVISDSLTEEVLSLRNEEGRSVFLEAIAEDRMEIVTNLFHKFPNAIEHKDSEGKTPLHLVAERNLYDLCSYLLEEGDFSLETKDNLGNTALFLAASADAVECLIDLLDAGANPFVWGENEESITRLLDREKFGHSLKTWKDFVIKKAILGAGYSHREEMIDYIKKEKPFKPEELTKAKLVDLI
- the mnmE gene encoding tRNA uridine-5-carboxymethylaminomethyl(34) synthesis GTPase MnmE produces the protein MIDTIAALSTASGPGAIGILRVSGSAVLPIALSVLQKNASPLTEEFIKNQKRTAIFCDFVDAEKQLDQIVFFYFPSPNSYTGEDLAEFHLHGNPILLKRGLQILFEKGARPAQKGEFTKRAYLNGKINLSGAEAISRLIEARSRYELELAQKNVFGEITKLSSKIRSDLISLKAECEAEIDFSTEDLTFESLEERKNRMVSLKNLCSKLIQDSERAETLILQSTVVLFGEPNTGKSSLMNLLIGKDRSIISDIPGTTRDYIAEELSLDGIPIRLVDTAGIRETSDNIEQMGIERSKREADSANVKLLLIDSSQPFDKSSFLSKHKERLHGAILVANKIDQKQNDWNRNQLESLQKEFELEITEISCKTKEGISHLLELLKTKLTSQDNAEDVVLLEDRQRYHIQKIETSLSEAVHLMEDGAPAEIYIQEINSSLKEIGEVNGHVDNEEILGRIFSKFCVGK
- the jag gene encoding RNA-binding cell elongation regulator Jag/EloR, encoding MNNYIFEAEGKTKSEAEEYSLETLRLQPGDLRFEVVDSGKSGFLGITQKKPAVVRAFVANNDIPSEKIIHGVIITILKKMGIPAEVVGMGDVDGKIYVELTSKESGLIIGKRGGTLDSLQFLLNLMVDPRIRHNRKIVLDIESYRDKRELSLIRLAKSVAASVIKSGRSKLLDPMNPFERRIVHMAIQEDERVFTRSEGNGTFKRVRVISAKEKHKYKDLEDPSKKGLPVEDFADGVDQEDLD